A stretch of the Aureibacillus halotolerans genome encodes the following:
- the rpsC gene encoding 30S ribosomal protein S3, whose translation MGQKVNPIGLRIGVIRDWESKWFAGKDYADFLHEDIKIRDYIEKRLKDSSVAQIEIERAANRINITIHTAKPGMVIGRGGSEVEALRKALNSLTGKRVHINIMEIKKPDLNAQLVAENIARQLEARISFRRAQKQTLQRSMRAGAQGIKTETSGRLGGADIARSESYSEGTVPLHTLRADIDYGTAEANTTYGKIGVKVWIYRGEVLPTKKKGGK comes from the coding sequence GTGGGTCAAAAAGTTAATCCTATCGGTTTGCGAATCGGCGTCATCCGTGACTGGGAATCCAAATGGTTCGCAGGCAAAGACTATGCAGATTTTTTGCATGAAGACATTAAAATTCGTGATTACATCGAGAAGCGCTTAAAAGATTCTTCAGTCGCTCAGATTGAAATCGAACGCGCAGCAAACCGAATCAATATCACAATTCATACAGCAAAACCAGGAATGGTTATCGGGCGTGGCGGTTCTGAAGTAGAAGCTCTTCGTAAAGCATTGAATAGCTTGACTGGCAAGCGTGTGCACATCAACATCATGGAGATTAAAAAGCCTGATTTGAACGCACAACTTGTTGCTGAAAACATTGCACGTCAGCTTGAAGCTCGAATTTCTTTCCGTCGTGCTCAAAAACAGACGCTCCAACGTTCTATGCGTGCTGGTGCACAAGGGATTAAAACAGAAACATCTGGCCGTCTTGGCGGTGCAGATATTGCTCGTTCTGAGTCATATAGCGAAGGAACTGTTCCACTTCACACACTTCGTGCAGATATCGACTATGGTACTGCTGAAGCAAACACAACATACGGAAAAATCGGTGTGAAAGTTTGGATCTATCGTGGAGAGGTTCTTCCTACGAAAAAGAAAGGAGGGAAATAA
- the rplB gene encoding 50S ribosomal protein L2: MAIKKYKPTSNGRRHMSGSDFAEITTNKPERSLVEALPRKAGRNNQGRITVRHQGGGHKRKYRIIDFKRNKDGIPGRVATIEYDPNRTANIALIHYADGEKRYILAPKGIKVGTEITSGPDADIKVGNTLPLTNIPVGTVIHNIELKPGHGGQLVRAAGAEAQLLGKEGKYVLVRLRSGETRMILATCRATVGQVGNLEHELINIGKAGRSRWLGKRPTVRGSVMNPNDHPHGGGEGRAPIGRKSPMSPWGKPTLGYKTRKKNNPTDKYIVRRRKK, encoded by the coding sequence ATGGCAATTAAAAAGTATAAGCCAACATCAAACGGCCGACGTCACATGTCTGGTAGTGATTTCGCGGAAATCACAACAAACAAACCGGAAAGAAGCCTTGTTGAGGCACTTCCGAGAAAAGCCGGCCGTAACAACCAGGGACGCATTACTGTTCGTCACCAAGGTGGCGGACACAAAAGAAAATATCGTATCATCGATTTCAAACGGAACAAAGATGGTATACCAGGGCGCGTTGCTACTATCGAATACGACCCGAATCGTACTGCGAACATCGCATTGATTCACTATGCGGATGGGGAAAAACGTTACATCTTGGCGCCTAAAGGAATTAAAGTAGGCACAGAGATCACGTCTGGACCTGATGCGGATATCAAAGTAGGAAATACTCTTCCACTAACGAACATTCCAGTTGGTACAGTGATTCATAACATTGAGCTAAAGCCTGGTCATGGCGGCCAATTGGTTCGCGCAGCGGGTGCTGAAGCACAATTGTTAGGAAAAGAAGGCAAATACGTACTTGTGCGTTTGCGTTCTGGAGAAACTCGTATGATTTTGGCAACATGCCGTGCAACGGTTGGCCAAGTTGGTAACCTTGAACATGAGCTTATCAACATTGGTAAAGCCGGACGTTCTCGCTGGCTTGGTAAGCGCCCAACGGTTCGTGGTTCTGTTATGAACCCGAATGATCACCCACACGGTGGTGGTGAAGGACGCGCGCCAATCGGTCGTAAATCGCCAATGTCTCCATGGGGCAAACCAACCCTTGGTTACAAAACGCGTAAAAAGAACAACCCAACGGATAAATATATCGTACGTCGACGCAAGAAATAA
- the rplP gene encoding 50S ribosomal protein L16: MLMPKRVKYRRVHRGKMRGRAKGGTEINFGEYGLQAVEASWITNRQIEAARIAMTRYMKRGGKVWIKIFPSKPFTAKPLEVRMGSGKGAPEGWVAVVKPGKIMFEIAGVPEEVAREALRLASHKLPIKTKIVKREEIGGESNEG, encoded by the coding sequence ATGTTGATGCCTAAACGTGTTAAATATCGTCGTGTACATCGTGGGAAAATGCGCGGTCGTGCAAAAGGCGGTACAGAAATTAATTTCGGTGAGTATGGCTTGCAGGCAGTTGAAGCCTCTTGGATTACAAACCGTCAGATCGAAGCTGCTCGTATCGCGATGACGCGTTACATGAAGCGTGGCGGTAAAGTATGGATTAAAATTTTCCCTTCAAAGCCATTCACAGCTAAACCACTTGAAGTACGGATGGGTTCCGGTAAAGGGGCACCTGAAGGCTGGGTGGCAGTTGTTAAGCCTGGTAAAATCATGTTTGAAATTGCTGGAGTACCTGAAGAGGTTGCACGTGAAGCATTACGTCTTGCATCTCACAAACTCCCAATTAAAACAAAGATCGTAAAACGCGAAGAAATTGGTGGTGAATCCAATGAAGGCTAA
- the rplD gene encoding 50S ribosomal protein L4, producing MPKVELYKQDGSKAGDFDLPEAIFGIEPNQHVLHDTVVMQQASRRQGTHSVKNRSAVRGGGRKPWRQKGTGRARQGSIRSPQWVGGGVVFGPTPRSYSFKMPKKVRRLAIRSALSARVLDNDTIVLESLVMDSPKTKEMAAVLTGLSAVNALIVTADVDDAVFLSARNLQGVSVCKASQLSVLDVLHHHKIVFTKDAVAKVEEVLG from the coding sequence ATGCCGAAAGTAGAGCTATATAAACAAGACGGTTCTAAAGCTGGAGATTTCGATCTTCCAGAAGCGATTTTTGGAATTGAACCGAATCAACATGTATTACATGACACAGTTGTTATGCAACAAGCGTCTCGTCGTCAAGGAACCCATTCGGTTAAGAACCGTTCAGCGGTTAGAGGCGGCGGAAGAAAACCATGGCGTCAAAAAGGCACAGGTCGTGCGCGTCAAGGATCAATTCGTTCTCCACAATGGGTAGGAGGCGGTGTGGTTTTTGGCCCAACACCAAGAAGCTACAGCTTCAAAATGCCTAAAAAAGTACGTCGTTTAGCAATTCGTTCAGCTTTGTCTGCGCGCGTTCTAGACAATGACACAATTGTCCTTGAATCCCTCGTGATGGATTCACCGAAAACAAAAGAAATGGCTGCTGTTTTAACTGGTCTATCAGCTGTAAATGCGCTTATTGTTACTGCCGATGTGGATGATGCAGTTTTCTTGTCTGCACGTAATCTTCAAGGCGTATCTGTATGCAAAGCATCTCAGCTAAGCGTTCTGGATGTTCTTCACCATCACAAAATCGTATTTACAAAAGATGCGGTGGCCAAGGTAGAGGAGGTGCTCGGATAA
- the rplV gene encoding 50S ribosomal protein L22, which produces MEAKAIAKTIRIAPRKVRLVVDLIRGKSAGEAVAILRHTNKAASPVVEKLLNSAVANAEHNYEMDTESLFISKIFVDEGPTMKRFRPRAQGRASAILKRTSHITLILSEKKEG; this is translated from the coding sequence ATGGAAGCAAAAGCTATTGCGAAAACCATTCGCATTGCACCGCGCAAAGTTCGCCTCGTGGTTGACTTAATTCGCGGCAAAAGCGCTGGTGAAGCCGTGGCGATTTTACGCCACACAAATAAAGCAGCATCCCCTGTTGTTGAGAAACTGTTAAATTCAGCAGTTGCTAACGCAGAGCACAATTATGAAATGGATACAGAAAGCCTATTCATTTCAAAGATTTTTGTCGATGAAGGACCAACAATGAAACGTTTTCGTCCACGTGCACAAGGTCGTGCAAGTGCGATTCTCAAACGTACGAGTCATATCACTTTGATTCTATCAGAAAAGAAGGAGGGATAA
- the rpsJ gene encoding 30S ribosomal protein S10, producing MAKEKIRIRLKAYDHRILDQSAEKIVETAKRSGANVSGPIPLPTEKSIYTILRAVHKYKDSREQFEMRTHKRLIDIISPTPQTVDSLMRLDLPSGVDIEIKL from the coding sequence ATGGCAAAAGAAAAAATTCGCATTCGACTAAAGGCTTACGATCACAGGATCCTCGATCAATCTGCTGAGAAAATCGTAGAAACTGCGAAACGTTCAGGAGCTAATGTGTCAGGTCCAATTCCGTTGCCAACGGAGAAATCTATTTACACAATCTTGCGTGCTGTGCACAAATACAAAGATTCTCGTGAGCAATTTGAAATGCGTACGCATAAACGTTTGATCGATATCATCAGCCCGACACCACAAACGGTTGATTCGCTCATGCGTTTGGATCTGCCATCTGGCGTCGATATCGAAATCAAACTCTAA
- the rpmC gene encoding 50S ribosomal protein L29, whose protein sequence is MKANEIRELTTSEIEQKVQSLKEELFNLRFQLATGQLENTARVREVKKGIARLKTVVREREIGIANR, encoded by the coding sequence ATGAAGGCTAATGAAATCAGAGAATTGACCACTTCAGAGATTGAACAAAAGGTACAATCATTGAAAGAAGAGCTTTTTAACCTTCGTTTTCAGCTGGCAACAGGCCAATTGGAGAACACCGCCAGAGTTCGTGAAGTGAAGAAGGGCATTGCTCGTTTGAAAACTGTGGTTCGTGAAAGAGAAATCGGGATCGCAAACCGATAA
- the rpsH gene encoding 30S ribosomal protein S8 yields MVLSDPIADMLTRIRNANLVRHDKLELPASNLKKEIAEILKREGFVRDVEYVEDNKQGTIRIFLKYGPNNERVITGLKRISKPGLRVYAKTNEVPRVLNGLGIALVSTSQGVFTDKEARQQNTGGEVLAYVW; encoded by the coding sequence ATGGTCTTGTCAGATCCTATCGCGGATATGCTAACACGCATCCGTAACGCCAACCTTGTTCGTCATGATAAGTTGGAGCTGCCTGCATCCAATCTGAAAAAAGAGATCGCAGAAATTCTCAAACGTGAGGGCTTTGTGCGTGATGTAGAGTACGTGGAAGACAACAAACAAGGTACGATTCGCATTTTCTTGAAATACGGTCCAAATAACGAGCGTGTTATTACGGGTCTTAAGCGCATCAGCAAGCCTGGATTGCGTGTATATGCAAAAACAAACGAAGTACCAAGAGTATTGAACGGACTTGGGATTGCCCTTGTTTCAACATCTCAAGGCGTATTTACAGACAAAGAAGCCCGTCAGCAAAACACAGGCGGAGAAGTACTTGCGTACGTTTGGTAA
- the tuf gene encoding elongation factor Tu, translated as MGKEKFDRSKQHCNIGTIGHVDHGKTTLTAAITFCLHKRSGKGTAMAYDQIDGAPEERERGITISTAHVEYETESRHYAHVDCPGHADYVKNMITGAAQMDGGILVVSAADGPMPQTREHILLSRNVGVPALVVFLNKCDMVDDEELLELVEMEVRDLLSEYDFPGDDVPVIKGSALRALEGDAQWEERIFELMDAVDEYIPTPERDTDKPFMMPVEDVFSITGRGTVATGRVERGEVRVGDEIEVLGIKDARKTTVTGVEMFRKLLDYAEAGDNIGALLRGVAREDIERGQVLAKPGTITPHTNFKAEVYVLSKEEGGRHTPFFTNYRPQFYFRTTDVTGVVDLPEGVEMVMPGDNIEMTVELISPIAIEDGTRFSIREGGRTVGSGVVSSITK; from the coding sequence ATGGGTAAAGAAAAATTCGACCGTTCCAAACAGCATTGTAACATTGGAACAATCGGTCACGTTGACCATGGTAAAACAACACTTACAGCAGCAATTACATTCTGCCTTCACAAAAGATCTGGTAAAGGTACTGCAATGGCCTATGACCAAATTGACGGTGCTCCAGAAGAGCGCGAGCGTGGAATCACAATTTCTACAGCTCACGTAGAGTATGAAACTGAATCGCGCCACTATGCGCACGTTGATTGCCCAGGACACGCTGACTATGTGAAGAACATGATCACTGGTGCAGCACAAATGGACGGCGGTATCCTTGTGGTATCTGCAGCTGATGGCCCAATGCCACAAACGCGTGAGCACATCTTGCTCTCTCGTAACGTAGGTGTACCTGCACTTGTTGTCTTCTTGAACAAATGCGACATGGTAGACGATGAAGAACTTCTTGAGCTTGTTGAAATGGAAGTTCGCGATCTGCTTTCTGAGTATGACTTCCCTGGTGACGATGTACCTGTTATCAAAGGTTCTGCTCTACGTGCTCTTGAAGGAGATGCACAATGGGAAGAACGCATCTTCGAATTGATGGATGCTGTTGATGAGTACATCCCAACTCCAGAGCGTGACACTGACAAGCCTTTCATGATGCCTGTTGAGGACGTGTTCTCGATCACTGGTCGTGGAACTGTTGCTACAGGTCGTGTAGAACGTGGTGAAGTACGCGTTGGTGACGAAATTGAAGTTCTAGGTATTAAAGACGCACGAAAAACAACTGTTACAGGCGTAGAAATGTTCCGTAAGCTTCTTGACTATGCAGAAGCTGGCGACAACATTGGCGCACTTCTTCGTGGTGTAGCACGTGAAGACATCGAGCGTGGTCAAGTACTTGCTAAACCAGGTACAATCACTCCACATACAAACTTCAAAGCTGAAGTGTATGTTCTTTCAAAAGAAGAGGGTGGCCGTCATACGCCATTCTTCACAAATTATCGTCCTCAGTTCTACTTCCGTACAACGGACGTAACTGGTGTCGTTGACCTTCCTGAAGGCGTAGAGATGGTTATGCCTGGGGACAACATCGAAATGACTGTTGAATTGATCTCTCCAATCGCGATTGAAGACGGTACTCGTTTCTCAATCCGTGAGGGTGGACGTACTGTAGGATCCGGCGTTGTTTCTTCTATCACGAAATAA
- the rplN gene encoding 50S ribosomal protein L14, translating to MIQQETRLRVADNSGAREVLTIKVLGGSGRKVANIGDVIVCTVKQATPGGVVKKGDVVRAVIVRTKSGMRRTDGSYIRFDENAAVIIRDDKSPRGTRIFGPVARELRDNNFMKIVSLAPEVL from the coding sequence ATGATCCAACAGGAAACCCGTTTAAGAGTGGCTGATAACTCTGGTGCTCGTGAAGTATTGACGATTAAAGTCCTTGGCGGCTCCGGAAGAAAAGTAGCGAATATTGGTGATGTAATTGTTTGCACTGTGAAACAAGCAACACCAGGAGGCGTTGTTAAAAAAGGCGATGTTGTTCGTGCAGTAATCGTACGCACAAAGAGTGGTATGCGTCGTACTGACGGTTCTTACATTCGTTTTGATGAAAATGCAGCGGTGATTATCCGTGATGATAAAAGCCCGCGCGGGACTCGTATTTTCGGACCCGTTGCACGTGAATTACGTGACAACAACTTCATGAAAATCGTATCCCTTGCTCCAGAAGTTTTATAA
- the rplE gene encoding 50S ribosomal protein L5 has translation MNQLKTQYKDEIVPSLIEKFSYSSIMQAPKVEKIIINMGVGEAVQNAKVLDNAVEELTAIAGQKPIVTRAKKSIAAFRLREGMPIGAKVTLRGDRMYDFLQKLINVSLPRVRDFRGVSKKSFDGRGNYTLGVKEQLIFPEINYDQVTKVRGMDIVIVTTANSDEEARELLSQMGMPFQK, from the coding sequence GTGAATCAGCTTAAAACGCAATATAAGGATGAAATCGTGCCAAGCTTAATCGAGAAGTTCAGTTATTCTTCTATTATGCAGGCGCCAAAAGTTGAAAAAATTATTATCAACATGGGTGTTGGTGAAGCAGTGCAAAACGCAAAGGTTCTTGACAATGCAGTCGAAGAGCTAACAGCAATTGCCGGTCAAAAGCCAATCGTTACTCGTGCGAAAAAGTCTATCGCTGCGTTCCGCTTGCGTGAGGGTATGCCAATCGGTGCTAAGGTTACACTCCGCGGAGACCGTATGTATGACTTTCTTCAAAAATTGATCAACGTTTCTTTGCCTCGTGTACGTGACTTTAGAGGTGTCTCCAAAAAATCATTTGATGGTCGTGGAAACTATACCCTCGGCGTAAAAGAGCAATTGATTTTCCCAGAGATCAACTATGATCAAGTGACAAAAGTCCGCGGTATGGACATTGTCATTGTCACAACGGCGAATTCAGACGAAGAAGCGCGTGAGCTTCTTTCTCAAATGGGAATGCCGTTCCAAAAATAA
- the rpsQ gene encoding 30S ribosomal protein S17, whose product MSERNQRKVYTGRVVSDKMDKTITVVIETYKNDKLYGKRVKYSKKLKTHDENNQAKLGDIVRVMETRPLSATKRFRLLEVVEESIII is encoded by the coding sequence ATGAGTGAACGCAATCAACGCAAAGTGTACACTGGCCGCGTCGTGTCTGATAAAATGGACAAAACGATCACGGTCGTCATTGAAACGTATAAAAACGACAAACTTTACGGCAAGCGTGTGAAATACTCTAAGAAGTTAAAAACGCATGATGAAAACAATCAAGCGAAACTTGGCGATATCGTAAGAGTGATGGAAACTCGTCCTTTGTCGGCAACAAAACGTTTTCGTCTTCTAGAAGTAGTCGAAGAATCTATTATTATTTAA
- the rplW gene encoding 50S ribosomal protein L23 encodes MNARDVIKRPVITEQSTDLLADKKYTFDVDVRANKTEIKQAVETIFSVKVDKVNTLNRKGKFKRMGRHGGYTARKKRAIVTLTSESKEIDFFDGE; translated from the coding sequence ATGAATGCAAGGGATGTCATTAAACGCCCGGTAATCACCGAGCAGTCAACGGACTTGCTAGCGGATAAGAAATACACGTTTGATGTCGATGTTAGAGCAAACAAAACAGAAATCAAACAAGCGGTTGAAACGATCTTTTCTGTAAAGGTTGACAAAGTGAACACGTTAAACCGTAAAGGAAAGTTTAAGCGTATGGGCCGTCATGGCGGATATACTGCTAGAAAGAAAAGAGCCATTGTAACGTTGACTTCTGAAAGCAAAGAAATCGACTTTTTCGACGGAGAATAA
- the fusA gene encoding elongation factor G, with product MAREFSLQKTRNIGIMAHIDAGKTTTTERILFYTGRIHKIGETHEGASQMDWMEQEQERGITITSAATTAAWKEHRVNIIDTPGHVDFTVEVERSLRVLDGAVAVLDAQSGVEPQTETVWRQATTYGVPRIVFINKMDKIGADFLYSTGTLHERLQANAHPIQLPIGSEDAFEGIIDLVEMKSYIYEDDLGTRSDAKDIPDEYKEQAEEYRSKLVEAVAELDEAMMERYLEGEEISIPELKAAIRKATINVEFYPVVCGSAFKNKGVQLVLDAVIDYLPAPMDVPPIKGFIPGSEEEVTRSPDDNGPFSALAFKVATDPYVGKLTFFRVYSGTLESGTYIKNSTKDKRERVGRILQMHANSREEISTVYSGDIAAAVGLKDTTTGDTLCGEKDLVILESMQFPEPVIDVAIEPKSKADQDKMSIALQKLAEEDPTFRTETNTETGQTIISGMGELHLDIIVDRMRREFKVEATVGAPQVSYRETFRAAAEVEGKFVRQSGGRGQYGHVWIRFEPLEEGGGFEFENKVVGGTVPREYIPAVQAGLESSLDNGPLAGYPMVDLKATLYDGSYHDVDSNEMAFKIAASMALKNAKSKCSPVLLEPLMKVEIIVPEEYLGDIMGDVTARRGRVDGMAARGNAQVIRAFVPLAEMFGYATALRSNTQGRGVYTMHFDHYEEVPKSIAEEIIKKNSGE from the coding sequence ATGGCCAGAGAGTTCTCTCTACAGAAAACTCGTAATATCGGCATCATGGCACACATCGATGCTGGAAAGACGACGACCACTGAACGCATTCTTTTCTACACAGGTCGCATTCATAAGATTGGCGAAACACACGAAGGCGCTTCTCAAATGGACTGGATGGAGCAGGAGCAAGAACGTGGGATTACGATCACTTCTGCTGCAACAACAGCTGCTTGGAAAGAGCACCGTGTAAACATCATCGATACGCCGGGACACGTAGACTTCACAGTTGAAGTTGAACGTTCATTGCGTGTACTTGATGGTGCGGTTGCCGTTCTAGATGCACAATCCGGTGTAGAACCACAAACGGAAACAGTATGGCGTCAAGCGACAACATACGGTGTTCCACGTATCGTGTTCATCAACAAAATGGACAAAATTGGTGCAGATTTCTTGTACTCTACAGGTACACTTCATGAGCGTCTCCAAGCAAATGCTCATCCAATTCAGTTGCCAATCGGCTCTGAGGATGCATTTGAAGGAATCATCGACCTAGTTGAGATGAAATCTTACATCTATGAAGATGATCTCGGGACACGTTCTGATGCGAAAGACATCCCTGATGAGTACAAAGAACAAGCAGAAGAATATCGTAGCAAGCTTGTTGAAGCGGTAGCTGAACTTGATGAAGCTATGATGGAGCGCTATCTTGAAGGGGAAGAAATTTCTATTCCTGAATTGAAAGCGGCTATCCGTAAAGCGACAATCAATGTTGAGTTTTACCCAGTTGTCTGTGGTTCTGCCTTTAAAAACAAAGGTGTTCAGTTGGTACTCGATGCGGTAATCGATTATCTTCCAGCTCCAATGGATGTTCCTCCTATTAAAGGCTTCATTCCAGGATCTGAAGAAGAGGTTACTCGTTCACCTGACGATAATGGTCCTTTCTCTGCACTTGCTTTTAAAGTGGCGACAGACCCTTACGTTGGTAAATTGACGTTCTTCCGTGTGTACTCTGGAACACTTGAGTCTGGAACATACATCAAGAACTCAACAAAAGACAAAAGAGAACGTGTTGGTCGTATTCTACAAATGCACGCGAACTCTCGTGAAGAGATCTCAACGGTTTATTCCGGAGACATCGCAGCGGCTGTTGGTCTAAAAGACACAACGACAGGCGATACGCTTTGTGGAGAAAAAGACCTCGTCATCTTAGAGTCAATGCAGTTCCCAGAACCTGTTATTGATGTAGCGATCGAGCCGAAATCAAAAGCAGACCAAGACAAAATGTCTATCGCGCTTCAGAAATTGGCTGAAGAAGATCCTACCTTCAGAACAGAAACAAACACAGAAACTGGCCAAACGATCATCTCTGGTATGGGTGAGCTTCACCTTGATATCATCGTTGACCGTATGCGTCGTGAGTTCAAAGTAGAGGCGACTGTTGGTGCTCCACAAGTATCTTACAGAGAAACCTTCCGTGCGGCTGCCGAAGTCGAAGGAAAGTTTGTCCGTCAGTCTGGTGGGCGCGGTCAGTACGGTCACGTTTGGATTCGTTTCGAACCGCTTGAAGAAGGCGGCGGGTTTGAGTTTGAAAACAAAGTTGTTGGTGGTACAGTTCCACGTGAATACATCCCTGCGGTTCAAGCTGGGTTGGAAAGCTCGTTGGATAATGGACCGCTTGCAGGCTACCCAATGGTAGACTTGAAGGCAACATTGTATGATGGCTCTTATCATGATGTGGATTCCAATGAGATGGCGTTTAAAATTGCTGCATCAATGGCATTGAAAAACGCGAAATCAAAATGTAGTCCAGTTCTTCTTGAACCATTGATGAAAGTAGAAATCATCGTACCTGAGGAATACCTTGGGGACATTATGGGTGATGTAACTGCTCGTCGCGGTCGCGTAGACGGTATGGCAGCAAGAGGAAATGCACAAGTGATCCGTGCGTTTGTACCACTCGCTGAGATGTTCGGTTATGCAACTGCCTTGCGTTCAAATACACAAGGTCGTGGCGTATACACAATGCACTTTGATCATTACGAAGAAGTGCCAAAATCTATCGCAGAAGAAATCATCAAAAAAAATAGCGGTGAGTAA
- a CDS encoding type Z 30S ribosomal protein S14, producing MAKKSMIAKQKREQKFAVREYTRCERCGRPHSVLRKFKLCRICFRELAYKGQIPGVKKASW from the coding sequence TTGGCTAAAAAATCAATGATTGCCAAGCAAAAGCGTGAGCAAAAATTTGCAGTGCGTGAGTACACACGTTGCGAACGTTGCGGCCGTCCTCATTCCGTGTTGCGCAAGTTTAAACTTTGCCGTATTTGTTTCCGGGAACTCGCCTATAAAGGCCAAATCCCCGGCGTTAAAAAAGCCAGCTGGTAA
- the rplC gene encoding 50S ribosomal protein L3, which yields MSKGILGKKVGMTQIFAENGDLIPVTVIEASGNVVLQKKTEESDGYTALQIGFADKKPVRQNKPSKGHAEKANTVPKRFVREFKNIDAENVELGQEISVDSFEAGELVDVTGTSKGKGFAGSIKRHNQSRGPMSHGSRYHRRPGSMGPIDPMHVLKGKNLPGQMGGETVTVQNLEIIRVDKERNLLLVKGNVPGARKGYVKITSAVKSN from the coding sequence ATGTCAAAAGGAATCTTGGGTAAAAAAGTCGGAATGACTCAGATCTTTGCTGAGAATGGAGACCTTATCCCAGTCACTGTGATTGAGGCGTCAGGAAACGTCGTTCTTCAAAAGAAAACTGAAGAAAGTGATGGATACACTGCTCTACAGATTGGCTTTGCTGACAAAAAACCAGTGCGCCAAAACAAGCCTTCAAAAGGTCATGCAGAAAAAGCCAACACAGTACCTAAGCGTTTTGTACGTGAATTTAAAAACATTGATGCTGAAAATGTTGAGCTAGGTCAAGAAATCTCTGTGGATTCTTTTGAAGCAGGAGAGCTAGTGGACGTTACAGGTACATCTAAAGGGAAAGGTTTCGCAGGTTCTATTAAGCGTCATAACCAATCTCGCGGACCAATGTCTCACGGTTCACGTTACCATCGTCGTCCTGGTTCAATGGGTCCTATTGATCCAATGCACGTTTTGAAAGGGAAAAACCTTCCTGGACAAATGGGTGGAGAAACGGTAACCGTTCAAAACCTTGAAATCATTCGTGTAGACAAAGAGCGTAACTTGTTATTGGTTAAAGGGAATGTACCTGGTGCAAGAAAAGGGTACGTCAAAATTACAAGCGCGGTTAAATCGAACTAA
- the rpsS gene encoding 30S ribosomal protein S19, with amino-acid sequence MGRSLKKGPFADDHLLKKIEAAGDGESNKKLIKTWSRRSTIFPQFIGHTIAVYDGRKHVPVYVTEDMVGHKLGEFAPTRTYRGHDNDDKKTRR; translated from the coding sequence ATGGGACGCAGCTTGAAAAAAGGACCTTTTGCAGACGATCATTTGTTAAAGAAAATCGAAGCAGCTGGTGACGGAGAAAGCAACAAGAAGTTAATTAAAACTTGGTCACGTCGCTCTACAATTTTTCCACAGTTTATTGGACACACAATTGCCGTGTATGACGGACGCAAACACGTGCCAGTCTATGTGACCGAAGATATGGTTGGCCACAAACTTGGAGAATTCGCTCCAACACGCACATATCGTGGCCACGATAATGACGACAAAAAAACACGCCGTTAA
- the rplX gene encoding 50S ribosomal protein L24, with protein sequence MHIKKGDKVQVITGKDKGKQGTVLVAHPKKNRVVVEGVNIVKKHAKPSQGNPQGGILELEASVHVSNVMVIDPKDGVPTRVGYELKDGKKVRVAKKSGETLDK encoded by the coding sequence ATGCACATCAAAAAGGGCGATAAAGTTCAAGTGATCACTGGAAAAGACAAAGGAAAGCAAGGTACGGTTCTTGTTGCTCATCCTAAGAAAAATCGAGTGGTTGTAGAAGGCGTGAACATCGTTAAAAAACATGCAAAGCCTTCACAAGGTAATCCGCAAGGCGGTATTTTAGAGCTAGAAGCTTCCGTTCATGTATCAAATGTGATGGTTATCGATCCTAAGGATGGAGTACCGACACGTGTTGGTTATGAATTAAAAGACGGAAAAAAAGTGCGAGTTGCTAAAAAAAGCGGCGAAACATTAGATAAATAG